GATCGTTGATGAAAGCTTCAGTTGTGATGCACTGAACGCGCAGCTTCTTGTTCCGTTCGTGGATGTAATGGCCAATGCTGTGGAGAATATGAGTCTTTCCCAATCCGACTCCCCCATGGATGAACAAGGGATTGTAGGATTGCCCGGGCCGTGCAGCAACACCCATTGCCGCAGATTTGACAAATTGGTTGGCCGGCCCTTCGATAAAGAGTTCAAACCGGTAGTTGTGGTTTAACTTGACGTCATGGTTTTTAAACTGCTCAGCTTTGGAAGAAGAAGCGGGAATAGCCTCGAAGGCAGCCTTTTTTGCAGAGCGCCGGGAAACGACGAAATGGATTTCGGGTTCTCCCTTAGAGTTCACGGGCAAGAAGGCGCAAAGTTCCTTCTTGTAGTTGGTTAAAAGATATTCTTTGACAAAGATGTTAGGAATTTCAAGAGAGATCCCTTCAGAGGTGGATTCCAGGACTTTAATCGGTTCAAACCAGTTTCCGAAAGCAGTGGCAGAGCACTGTTTTTGGATATATTCCAAAAATTTTGTCCATTGGTCTGATGTGTCGCAAGGGGTGCAAATTGCCATGTATTTCGAGCCTTAATGTAAGTTATGAACAACGTTTCCACAGCCTGTTCTGAGGCTATTCCAACGGGAAAATTTATCATGATGAATCGATAGCCTGCAAGCACTTTGTCCCCAAAAAAAAAATCCGTTCGATAACTCGCTGAGTTTCAGAAATCGAGGAGGTTTTTAAAAAAATATTATTTATTCTGAAATAAAAGGAAAATTATAAAGTATTTGATATTTAATGGTTTATCTAAAAATTAGGGGGTGATTTTAATGTATAAAAAATTGCTTATCAAAATGTTATATACCGGAACGGCTTCAAGAACTTGAAGTCGTTCCGGTATATAGGGTATAGTGCTTCCATGAGCAGTATTAATCGAAAACTTGTGATCTCAATTACCTCCGGGTTGTTTGTTGCGGTTGCTCTTATTTGGTTGATCCTGCGTGTTTTTTCCGGAGGCTATACTCCTACCGTTCCCATTTACTACATTGCGCGTGACAGTACATGGTATCCTGCCGATCTTCGCGGCAAAGAGAAGAACATGGTTGGTTTCGCCAACGACCTAATCCAGGAAATTGCAGATATGCAAGGGTTTAGGGTTCAGGTCTTTGAAGTGGGACGCAATGGGCTCTACGATGGTCTTGATACTGGCCGCTATGAAGGGGTGTTCTCAACGCTTGAGCCAAATCCGGTCAACCGGAAGAAGTATCTGTTTTCCGATCCGTTCTATCGATTGGGGCCTGTGCTGATTGTTCGGGAAAATTCAAAGATCGCTTCGTTAGAGGACTTGAATGGAAAAATTTTGGGCATTGAAAGTGGAGCTTTGCAGACATTTGATCTTTCCGAACCTCCTAAAGTTGTCATGATCCCTTATGATTCGTCTTCTACTGCCCTGGAAAGGCTTAATGCGAATGTGATCGATGCAGTCATTATGGATGTCTTACGTGCTTATGTCTTTACGGGAGGTTTTTATTCAGGGCGCTTGAAAATCGCTACTTCACCTTTAACCGATAGAGGGTTAAGATTGTTAACACGTAATCAGCCCAATTTCCATCTCTTGATTAGTCAATTTAATGAAGGGTTGCATCGCCTTCAGGAAAGCGGCCGTTATGGCGAGCTTCTTGATAAGTGGGAATTGATTCATACGGAACTTGTCCAGGAACTACCGGATCATACATCATGAAGTTGACGTTTTTTCAATGTTTCACAATTGCTGTTTTTTGCCTCTTTATAGGAGTGATTGTTTTCGTGGCTATTGTGAGTTTTTCCAGAGAATCGAAAGCCTCGCTTTTATCGATGGCAAAGATCAATAAAGTGCGTTTTGAAGAAACAGCAGTTCGATGAGCCTTCTGTTTACCATGCTCCCAGTGTATCTTCTAGGTAATTTGCATTGCCTGGGGATGTGTGGGCCGATTGTTGCATTCCTTGGAAAACACCGCTTCCGTTACGCGTACTTTCTGGGGCGTCTGCTATCTTTTTCCTTTGCTGGTCTTGCAGCTGGTGAATTGGGCGCAGTTTTTCACATCTGGCTGAAGGAGTACAATCTTTCGGCATTGGTCAGCATTGGATTTGGCTTTGCGATGGCCTGTATAGGGTTGACTATCTTGATAGGAAGAGAAATTCCTGGGAACCGATGGCTTGGAAGCCGCCTTGCTCAGATTAACCATTCCCTTTCTCTGCTTTTGTTAAAGGATTCCTTTTTTTCAACTGCTTTGTTTGGCTTTGCAACCATTTTGCTGCCTTGCGGGCAAACATTAGTGGTTTATTCCGCGTGTGCTTTGTCTCAGAGCGGGTCGGCAGGTCTGTTGAATGGGTTTGCTTTCGGATTATTGACGACTCCTTCTCTTTGGCTTGCGATGCACGCATCGCGTGTGTTTGGCAAATGGAAAGGGATAGGGAATCGGGTGTTGGGGGGGTGCGCAATGATTGTTGGATTATTGGCTGTTTTGAGAGGAGTTGCAGAGTTTGCCTGGATTCCGCATTTCATTCTTAACGAAAAGTATCATATAGCTCTTTATTGATTTCCTTTGCCGGGATATCCGGATATTGTTTGAGAAATGAGGCTTTTCGATTAGGGGGCATTTCATGGGTGACTACTTCCAGGCATTGATCAAAAGGCTTTAGGGAATGATCGGGGAAATAATGCCCATAGAATGAAGTGGAATATCTTTCAGCGAGAGTTAGCCGTCCTCCTGGATTAATCACGCGATGGACGCGTGCTTTAATCAGTCCAGCGGTTTTGTGCTCAGTCTGCATACCAATGGAGACGATGATGTAGCCATGAGGGACAATGATTGGCTTCCAATTTCCTTGAGGTGTCAGCACTTCTAAGCCGGGAATTGATCCCGGAGGCATGATCGTGAGTGCGTTGCTGTCTTTATGAGGGGCTGCCCAAAGCGCCTCTGCGTGATCCGTTGGCTTGAGAGTCGGGTAGTGCGTTAGGCGGAGCAGGCTGTCTCGCGGACTTAATGATTGGTCGACTTCTGCATGGGAACGGCCTAAATATTCATAGAGGACTTTCATTAAACTTTTGGTGTACTCAAACATATATGACTGATAGTCGCTGATTGTACGGGCAAAAGAGGGTGATGTCCTCGCGGGCCATCGATCATGACCGAGAGGAACGTAATAGGATTCTTTAATGTCTGCTTGCTTTGCATTGGGCGCAAATTCCAATCCTTGATGAAAATAGCCTTGCATGCCCAAGTAGCCTTGCCAGTCGAGAATTTTTTGATCGAATGTTTGATGGTAGTATTCTTTCATCTCCCGGTAAACTTGTTCGATCAGATGGTTAAGCTGCTGAGCGTGGATGCCGACGAAACCTTCTTGCCTTAATCCGTCGCCATATTGTTTGACAAGCTGTTTTCTTGCCTCTCCCTTCAACTCTGAAAGATGGTCCAGGTTGATCAGAGGGATTGTGGCGTTTTCCGGAATTTTTCTAGTTTGCGGGGCGACAATCCGAGAAAATTTCGGCATGATTTTGACCATTTCAAAAATTGGGTCGTGAATTGCGCGCTGTATGCTATTGCGGATAAACCCCAGCCCTTTTTTATAGGAATTGGGGCCAGGTGGAGGACCACCTCCCGGTGTATGGTAATTATTCATGTTGAAGCTCCTGAAGCTTCTTCAAAACTCTTTCCGCATGCCCTGTTGCTCGGACATTTTTAAAGGACGCAGCGATTTTTCCTTCGGGATCGATAAGGAATGTGCTTCTAATCAATCCTTCATACACTTTGCCGTAATTGTTTTTTTTTCCCCAAGCGCCATAAGATTGGATGCTCGTTTTTTCCGGATCGCTAAGAAGGTCAATCAGCAGATTTTTCTGAGCGATAAATGTTTGATGAGATGAGACGCTATCGGGGC
This genomic window from Waddlia chondrophila WSU 86-1044 contains:
- a CDS encoding substrate-binding periplasmic protein, whose protein sequence is MSSINRKLVISITSGLFVAVALIWLILRVFSGGYTPTVPIYYIARDSTWYPADLRGKEKNMVGFANDLIQEIADMQGFRVQVFEVGRNGLYDGLDTGRYEGVFSTLEPNPVNRKKYLFSDPFYRLGPVLIVRENSKIASLEDLNGKILGIESGALQTFDLSEPPKVVMIPYDSSSTALERLNANVIDAVIMDVLRAYVFTGGFYSGRLKIATSPLTDRGLRLLTRNQPNFHLLISQFNEGLHRLQESGRYGELLDKWELIHTELVQELPDHTS
- a CDS encoding 2OG-Fe(II) oxygenase family protein translates to MNNYHTPGGGPPPGPNSYKKGLGFIRNSIQRAIHDPIFEMVKIMPKFSRIVAPQTRKIPENATIPLINLDHLSELKGEARKQLVKQYGDGLRQEGFVGIHAQQLNHLIEQVYREMKEYYHQTFDQKILDWQGYLGMQGYFHQGLEFAPNAKQADIKESYYVPLGHDRWPARTSPSFARTISDYQSYMFEYTKSLMKVLYEYLGRSHAEVDQSLSPRDSLLRLTHYPTLKPTDHAEALWAAPHKDSNALTIMPPGSIPGLEVLTPQGNWKPIIVPHGYIIVSIGMQTEHKTAGLIKARVHRVINPGGRLTLAERYSTSFYGHYFPDHSLKPFDQCLEVVTHEMPPNRKASFLKQYPDIPAKEINKELYDTFR
- the bcp gene encoding thioredoxin-dependent thiol peroxidase; protein product: MEAPDFTLKNQNNDSVSLKAFRGKWILLYFYPKDNTPGCTTEACDFSRLKKNFEDLNVKILGVSPDSVSSHQTFIAQKNLLIDLLSDPEKTSIQSYGAWGKKNNYGKVYEGLIRSTFLIDPEGKIAASFKNVRATGHAERVLKKLQELQHE
- a CDS encoding sulfite exporter TauE/SafE family protein; this encodes MSLLFTMLPVYLLGNLHCLGMCGPIVAFLGKHRFRYAYFLGRLLSFSFAGLAAGELGAVFHIWLKEYNLSALVSIGFGFAMACIGLTILIGREIPGNRWLGSRLAQINHSLSLLLLKDSFFSTALFGFATILLPCGQTLVVYSACALSQSGSAGLLNGFAFGLLTTPSLWLAMHASRVFGKWKGIGNRVLGGCAMIVGLLAVLRGVAEFAWIPHFILNEKYHIALY